The following are encoded together in the Pedobacter sp. D749 genome:
- a CDS encoding DinB family protein: MELHTIEKTNLKNMDIIKLLLKELADEFNTTKKFLAIVPVEKFDWAPHEKSMKMKSLAVHIADLPSWVSMALTTEGLDFEIAPYVEQPVENADDLVKILEKNYALGKAELEKATEQDLNGRWVLSMGKQILADYSKYETIRHSLSQTTHHRAQLGVYLRLLDIPIPGSYGPSADDQNF, translated from the coding sequence ATGGAATTACACACAATAGAAAAAACAAACCTGAAAAATATGGACATTATTAAATTATTATTGAAAGAATTAGCAGATGAATTTAATACGACAAAAAAATTCCTGGCTATTGTACCGGTAGAAAAATTTGACTGGGCACCGCACGAAAAAAGTATGAAAATGAAATCGCTTGCCGTTCATATTGCTGATTTGCCGAGCTGGGTTTCAATGGCTTTAACTACTGAGGGACTGGATTTTGAAATAGCACCTTATGTAGAACAACCTGTAGAAAATGCGGATGATCTGGTTAAAATCCTGGAGAAAAATTATGCGCTGGGAAAAGCAGAATTAGAAAAAGCAACGGAACAAGATTTAAATGGCCGCTGGGTATTGAGTATGGGCAAACAGATTTTAGCAGATTATTCGAAATATGAAACCATCCGCCATTCACTTAGCCAAACCACTCACCACAGGGCACAGCTGGGTGTTTATTTAAGATTACTTGATATTCCTATCCCAGGCAGTTACGGCCCAAGTGCGGATGACCAAAATTTTTAG
- a CDS encoding YafY family protein has protein sequence MSIRTVYRDIKALGEQGIPVSFEQHKGYYLVQGYFLPPVSFNMDEANALLLVESLVNGFADNSIRMHYSSALTKVKAVLKTGQKEKLETLNQHIKLQIPKRLNFNFEYLSLIQHAIAEKHLIELDYKNNKEELSKREVEPIGLIFYAFSWHLIAWCHYRNEYRDFNLTRIICLKNMGIPFKKMQHMPLSDYMHLLPVNY, from the coding sequence ATGAGCATACGTACAGTTTATCGTGATATTAAAGCATTGGGCGAACAAGGGATACCGGTAAGTTTTGAGCAGCATAAGGGTTATTACCTGGTGCAAGGCTATTTTCTGCCACCTGTTTCTTTTAATATGGACGAAGCCAATGCCCTGCTGCTGGTTGAAAGTTTAGTGAATGGATTTGCTGACAATTCTATTCGCATGCATTATTCTTCAGCTTTGACCAAAGTAAAGGCAGTATTAAAAACGGGTCAGAAAGAAAAACTCGAAACCTTAAATCAGCATATTAAATTGCAGATTCCGAAAAGGCTGAATTTTAACTTCGAGTACCTGTCGCTTATTCAACACGCTATTGCAGAAAAACACTTGATCGAGCTTGATTATAAAAACAATAAAGAAGAGTTGAGCAAAAGAGAGGTAGAACCAATCGGATTAATTTTCTATGCTTTTAGCTGGCATTTAATTGCCTGGTGCCATTACCGGAATGAATATCGTGATTTTAATCTTACCCGGATAATCTGCCTTAAAAACATGGGCATTCCTTTCAAAAAAATGCAGCACATGCCGCTGAGCGATTACATGCATCTGCTTCCTGTAAATTATTAA